ATGCGCGAATCCAGCGAGTGGTTGTATTGGCTGTGCGCCTTGAACCCGTTCACCCATGCGGTGGAACTGGTGCGGTTTGCGCTGTATGAACGTTTCAATCCATTGGCGCTGGCGGTGTGCGTGGGGCTGACGCTGGTGTTCGCCCTGCTGGCGGTACTCACCTTCAACCCGCAGCATGCGGCCCTGCGCAAAACCAACTGACAACACTGATCCCTGTGGGAGCGGGCTTGCCCGCGATGGCGGTGTGTCAGTCAACATCAATGCTGGATGTTATGGCCTCATCGCAGGCAAGCCAGCTCCCACAGTTCTGAGGTGTTCCACATATTTGTGTTCACACACTATTCAGTGTGGGAGCAAGCGGCCTTGCGCAAATCCAGCTGACAACACATCACCCTGTGGGAGCGGGCTTGCCCGCGATGGCGGTGTGTCAGTCAACATCAATGCTGGATGTTATGGCCTCATCGCAGGCAAGCCAGCTCCCACAGTTCTGAAGTGTTCCACATATTTGTGTTCACACACTATTCAGTGTGGGAGCAAGCGGCCTTGCGCAAATCCAGCTGACAACACATCACCCTGTGGGAGCGGGCTTGCCCGCGATGGCGGTGTGTCAGTCAACATCAATGCTGGATGTTATGGCCTCATCGCAGGCAAGCCAGCTCCCACAGTTCTGAAGTGTTCCACATATTTGTGTTCACACACTATTCAGTGTGGGAGCAAGCGGCCTTGCGCAAATCCAGCTGACAACACATCACCCTGTGGGAGCGGGCTTGCCCGCGATGGCGGTGTGTCAGCCAACATCAGTACTGGATGTGACGGCCTCATCGCAGGCAAGCCAGCTCCCACAGTTCTGAGGTGTTCCACATATTTGTGTTCACACACTATTCAGTGTGGGAGCAAGCGGCCTTGCGCAAATCCAGCTGACAACACATCACCCTGTGGGAGCGGGCTTGCCCGCGATGGCGGTGTGTCAGTCAACATCAATGCTGGATGTTATGGCCTCATCGCGGGCAAGCCCGCTCCCACAGTTCTGAGGTGTTCCACATATTTGTGTTCACACACTATTCAGTGTGGGAGCAAGCGGCCTTGCGCAAATCCAGCTGACAACACATCACCCTGTGGGAGCGGGCTTGCCCGCGATGGCGGTGTGTCAGTCAACATCAATGCTGGATGTTATGGCCTCATCGCAGGCAAGCCAGCTCCCACAGTTCTGAAGTGTTCCACATATTTGTGTTCACACACTATTCAGTGTGGGAGCAAGCGGCCTTGCGCAAATCCAGCTGACAACACATCACCCTGTGGGAGCGGGCTTGCCCGCGATGGCGGTGTGTCAGTCAACATCAATGCTGGATGTGACGGCCTCATCGCGGGCAAGCCCGCTCCCACAGGGATCTTCATTGAACACAGCATTGGTGTACGACGCGGGCTCCATAAACTAGACAAATTACTACTTTAGTACTGGTTTACCTGTCTATCGTCGCATTCACAACGCACCGCTACTGGCATGTAATGGGTTCATAACTATAAGGACTGAACCCCATGCCGCGTGCACGACGTGTTCTGCTGTGCCCTTCTCTCGCCGCGCTGTCGCTGAGCCTGTTGCTGGGCGCCGCGCAGGCTGAAACTGCGCTGTTCTCCGCCGAAGGTTATCGCACCGGTTTATACCGCAGCCCGACCCCGACTCAGCTCCAGGGTGCGAGTATCATCGATACGCCAGCCCTGCAAAATCTGCTCAAGCACACGCCGCAGCCGCTGCTGATCGATGTCTACCGCCGGCAATGGCTGCAAGGTCGTTTCATCGAAGACGAGCCCCACGAAAACCTGCCCGGCAGCCATTGGCTGGCCAATACCGGTGACGGCGACCTGACGCCCCCGTGGCAGGATTATTTCGCGCGTCACCTGCAGCAATTGACGGCAGGCGACCTGACGCGACCGTTGGTCTTTTACTGCCGCTCCGATTGTTGGTTGAGCTGGAACGCGGTAAAACGCGCCGCTTCCATGGGCTATAAAACACTGTATTGGTACCGCGACGGACTGGATGCGTGGCAAGCGGCGAATCTGCCCGTGATGCCGGCCCGGCCCGAGCCCTTTCCCTGACGTGAGCGCTTGCGAGTTGTTGCCACACCCTGATCAAAAAAATAATGAGGTGAAAGGCCATGTACAAAATTCTGATTGCCGACGATCACCCGCTGTTTCGCGAAGCCATTCATAACGTCATCAGCGACGGTTTCCCCGGCAGTGAGGTCATGGAAACCGCCGACCTCGACAGTGCCCTGGCCCTGACTCAGGAACACGACGACCTGGACCTGATCCTGCTCGACCTGAACATGCCCGGCATGCACGGCCTCAATGGCCTGATCAACCTGCGCAACGAGGCGCCGACCATTCCGGTGGTGATCGTCTCGGCCGAGCAGGACAAACAAATCGTGTTGCAAGCCATCACCTATGGCGCGGTGGGGTTCATCACCAAGTCGTCGCCGCGGGTGCAGATGACCGAAGCGATCCAGCAGATTCTCAACGGCAATGTGTACCTGCCGCCGGACATCATCCGCACGCAGAAAAGCGGCACTCATCGCCGGATGAATGACACCCCGAGCTTCCCGCCGGAACTGCTACAGGCACTGACCCGCAAGCAGTTGCTGGTACTTGAGCGCATGACCAAGGGCGAATCGAACAAACAGATCGCCTACACCCTGGAAATCGCCGAAACCACGGTCAAGGCTCATGTCTCGGCGATATTGCGCAAACTTAATGTGCACAATCGGGTGCAGGCGATTTTGAGTGCCGGGGATATTGATTTCGGGTCGTATTTGCGGCGTTGATTCTGGGGGCAACAGTTAGACCGAATCGCCCCCATCGCGGGCAAGCCCGCTCCCACAGGTTTGTGGAGATCCTGTGGGAGCGGGCTTGCCCGCGATGGCGCCAGTGAACACACCAGAAGCCTCAAGGCCGGGCAAGCAAATGACTCATCGCCGTCTTGAGTTTCATCGGCCGCACCGGTTTGTGCATCAG
The Pseudomonas lini DNA segment above includes these coding regions:
- a CDS encoding PQQ-dependent catabolism-associated CXXCW motif protein; the encoded protein is MPRARRVLLCPSLAALSLSLLLGAAQAETALFSAEGYRTGLYRSPTPTQLQGASIIDTPALQNLLKHTPQPLLIDVYRRQWLQGRFIEDEPHENLPGSHWLANTGDGDLTPPWQDYFARHLQQLTAGDLTRPLVFYCRSDCWLSWNAVKRAASMGYKTLYWYRDGLDAWQAANLPVMPARPEPFP
- a CDS encoding response regulator transcription factor, yielding MYKILIADDHPLFREAIHNVISDGFPGSEVMETADLDSALALTQEHDDLDLILLDLNMPGMHGLNGLINLRNEAPTIPVVIVSAEQDKQIVLQAITYGAVGFITKSSPRVQMTEAIQQILNGNVYLPPDIIRTQKSGTHRRMNDTPSFPPELLQALTRKQLLVLERMTKGESNKQIAYTLEIAETTVKAHVSAILRKLNVHNRVQAILSAGDIDFGSYLRR